A window of the Streptomyces sp. NBC_00878 genome harbors these coding sequences:
- a CDS encoding lysophospholipid acyltransferase family protein, producing MLTLARGRDFLDRCLTEEQSADDFGFDPELTDELLLAPFRPLYEKYFRVEVEGLENVPSDGGALVVANHSGTLPLDALMLQVALRDHHPAHRALRLLAADLVFELPVLRVLARKAGHTAACMDNALRLLERGELVGVMPEGYKGLGKPFAERYRLRRFGRGGFASVALLTGRPIVPCSIVGAEEIYPMVADAQPLAKLLGLPYFPVTPTFPLLGPLGAIPLPTKWTIRFGEPVPTAHYSPEALDDPMFVHKISDEVRDTIQDTLDEMVGERGSVFG from the coding sequence ATGCTCACCCTCGCGCGGGGCCGTGACTTCCTCGACCGCTGTCTCACCGAGGAGCAGAGCGCCGACGACTTCGGCTTCGATCCCGAACTCACCGACGAGTTGCTGCTCGCACCGTTCCGGCCCCTCTACGAGAAGTACTTCCGCGTCGAAGTGGAAGGCCTGGAGAACGTGCCGAGCGACGGCGGCGCCCTGGTGGTGGCGAACCACTCGGGCACACTTCCGCTGGACGCGCTGATGCTGCAGGTCGCGCTGCGCGACCATCACCCCGCACATCGCGCGCTGCGGTTGCTCGCGGCCGACCTGGTCTTCGAACTGCCGGTGCTGCGCGTACTGGCCCGCAAGGCGGGCCACACCGCCGCATGCATGGACAACGCGCTGCGGCTGCTGGAACGCGGTGAACTGGTCGGTGTGATGCCGGAGGGCTACAAGGGGCTCGGCAAGCCGTTCGCCGAGCGGTACCGGCTGCGGCGCTTCGGCCGGGGCGGCTTCGCGTCCGTGGCCCTGCTCACCGGGAGACCCATCGTGCCGTGCTCCATCGTGGGCGCCGAGGAGATCTACCCGATGGTCGCGGACGCCCAGCCCCTGGCCAAGCTCCTCGGTCTGCCGTACTTCCCGGTCACGCCGACGTTTCCCCTGCTCGGCCCGCTCGGCGCGATCCCGCTGCCGACCAAGTGGACGATCCGGTTCGGTGAGCCGGTGCCGACCGCTCACTACTCACCGGAGGCGCTGGACGATCCGATGTTCGTGCACAAGATCTCGGACGAGGTGCGGGACACCATTCAGGACACGCTCGACGAAATGGTGGGCGAGCGGGGTTCGGTGTTCGGGTAG
- a CDS encoding TcmI family type II polyketide cyclase, with protein MHHTLIVARMAPGAAPDIAQVFSESDSGELPHLVGVTRRSLFEFGDVYLHLIESERDPAPAIARMAGHPEFRGVSQRLAPYVSAYDPETWRSPQDAMARCFYRWERDAAG; from the coding sequence ATGCACCACACTCTGATCGTCGCCCGAATGGCGCCCGGCGCCGCACCGGACATCGCGCAGGTGTTCTCCGAGTCCGACAGCGGCGAGCTGCCCCACCTCGTGGGGGTCACCCGGCGCAGCCTCTTCGAGTTCGGCGACGTGTACCTGCACCTCATCGAGAGCGAACGCGACCCCGCTCCCGCCATCGCCCGGATGGCGGGCCACCCGGAGTTCCGCGGGGTCAGTCAGCGGCTCGCCCCGTACGTCTCCGCCTACGACCCGGAGACCTGGCGCAGCCCCCAGGACGCCATGGCGCGATGCTTCTACCGCTGGGAACGGGACGCCGCGGGCTGA